DNA sequence from the Methanococcus maripaludis genome:
GGTTCAAATCCCTTCCTTGGCTTTTTTTATTTTGGGAATATTAATTTGTAAATTTTGATTAACGGATATAAATCTATTTTCAAAAATTTTTTTAACTTTTTCAACACATAATTATATAAAATGTTTTAGCCATAACCTAAAAAATTATGAATCTCGATTTAATTCAATATTTTTGTTTTTTTAATTGTTTAATTTAAATAATGGAAATCTCCGGAGGAAACACAATGCACTGGGCTGATGCAACATCGGAAAAAATCATGAAAAAAAGAAATGCAGAGGAATACGTGGTATCAAGTGGAATTACTCCATCTGGTCACATTCACATTGGGAATGCAAGGGAAACATTAACTGCAGATGCAGTTTACAAGGGCATGCTAAAAAAAGGTGCAGAAGCTAAATTAATTTTTATTGCGGACGATTATGATCCTTTAAGAAAATTATATCCATTTTTACCAAAAGAATTTGAAAAATACATAGGAATGCCGTTAAGTGAAATTCCATGCCCACAAGGTTGCTGTAAAAGCTATGCAGATCATTTTTTAATGCCGTTTTTAAACAGTCTTGAAGATTTAGGCGTTGAAATTACTACCCATAGGGCAAATGAATGCTATAAAGCTGGAATGTACAACGAAGCAATTATAACTGCACTTGAAAACCGGTTAAAAATCAAAGAACTTCTCGATTCTTACCGAAAAGAACCACTTGCTGATGATTGGTATCCTTTAAACGTTGTATGTGAAAAATGCGGTAAAATGCACGAAACAAAAGTTACCAGTTACAATTCTGAAGACAAAACAATAACTTACGTTTGTAAATGCGGATTTGAAAACACGGTTCAACCATTTAACGGCATTGGAAAGCTTCCGTGGAGAGTTGACTGGCCTGCAAGATGGAATATATTTGGAGTTACTGCTGAACCGATGGGAAAAGACCACGCAGCGTCAGGCGGTTCATACGATACAGGAATTAAGATTGCAAGACAGATTTTCAACTACCAAGCACCAGAAAAAATGGTTTACGAGTGGATTCAGTTAAAAATCGGGGATAAGGCAATGCCAATGTCTTCTTCATCAGGAGTTGTATTTGCAGTAAAAGACTGGACTGAAATCTGCCACCCTGAAGTTTTAAGATTTTTAATTTTAAAAGGAAAACCAACAAAACACATAGATTTTGATTTAAAAGCAATTTCAAATTTAGTTGACGATTACGACGAACTTGAAAGAAAATACTTTGAATTAATCGAAAAACAAAAAACTGAAGAATTAAACGACAACGAAAATGAAAAAATAAGTTTATATGAACTTGTTACACCAAAAATACCTGAAAGATTACCATTACAAGTTGCATACAGGTTCTGTTCAATTATTGCTCAGATTGCACTCGATAAAGAAACCCAAAAAATTGATATGGAAAGAGTTTTCGACATTTTGGGAAGAAATGGATACAATCCAGCAGAATTTTCAGAATACGACAAATCAAGGCTTGAAAAAAGGCTTTATATGTCTAAAAAATGGGCATCCGACTACGGTGAAAATTTAGAAATAAATGATTTTGAGCAAGCAAAAGAGCAGTACGAAACACTCTCAGAAGAGCAAAAAGCATGGTTAAAAGCATTTTCCAAAGAAGTAGAAAATATCGAAATTGATGCGAACACGATTCACGAATTGATGTATGAAACTGCAACAAAATTAAATCTTGCACCAAAAGAAGCGTTTGTTGCATCATACAAAATACTTCTCGGTAAAAACTACGGGCCAAAGTTAGGAAGCTTTTTAGCATCCCTTAAAAAAGAGTTCGTAATTGGAAGATTTAATTTAACAGAATAATATTCATAAAAACCCTTTTTTTTATTTTTTAAGTACTTACAGCGATTTTATCAATCTAAAAAACAGATTTATATTATTCAAATTTTATAAAGTTATAAAAATAGTAAGATAATATATAAGTCCTAACGAGTTTGAAGAGGATACTATGATTGAAACTATATCATACCAAGAATTAAAGGGAAATGACAAACAGATAGTCGATGAAAAGTTTGAGAATTTAATTGCAGAATTAAAAGAAACTTACAGCGCAGAAATTTTATCAAACGAGTCAGACGACGAAGGGGAACTTTATACTAAAATTGCGGAACTCAAAATAAAATTTGAAACAATTTTGGATTACATTAAATACTGTTTAAGATATGGTGCAGATTTGGATGTAGTATCTCCTACAAAATTGAAAATTTCTGGAAATGAAATGGGAAACACTATTCTTTACATTATCGACTTTTTTAAAAAATTTGCTAAAAAATACGGTGTCGCGTTCAACGTCTATGTAAAAAATGAAATTGATGCAGACATAAACGCTCTAAAAGAAGGCATCTATGACGAAGATGATATCTATTTGATGGAAAGTGAAGAAGGCCTTTTAAAAATAAAAACGGTATTTGAAGGCGATGGCAAATCCGAAGAAATAATCATTAAAAAAATACTTTCATCATTAAATCCCGACATTGTTGTAAACAAAGTAATTACAAAGTCAATGGATGAATCAAAAGGAATTTTTTCAGGACTTGTTGCAATAGAAATGTTTTGTAAACCTTTTGACATTGTAGAAGTTGCGTACAAATTTTTGCCTGTTGCAATTTCCTTTGAGAATGCAGACATTGAGCTAGATATTTCAGAATTACAGGATATTGGAAATGACCTTGGTGGAGCAGTATTTGAGCTTACACATGCTGCCGCAAATATGAATAAAAAATAACGATAAACATTAAGAATGACTTAAACAAATTATATTTGGATTTTAATTTTTTTATTTATTCGACTTATTAAACATGGTTTAGACATTAGGTGAGACAGAATGCATCCTTCGCTAAAATACATGAGAAAGGACCGGTTACCACACATATTTTGTTCCGGTTGTGGTAATGGTATTGTTTTAAACTGCTTTACAAATGCTCTTGATAAATTAGCCCTTAAAAACGAAGATTACATCGCAATTTCAGGTATTGGATGTTCTTCAAGAGTTTCAGGCTATCTCTTTTGTGATTCTCTTCATACAACTCACGGAAGACCAATAGCTTTTGCGCTTGGAACCAAAGTAATTCAAAACGATAAAAAAGTTGTCGTATTTACTGGAGATGGTGACCTCTCAGCAATTGGTGGAAATCACTTTATTCACGGATGCAGGAGAAACATTGACATAACTGTAATCTGTATAAACAATAATATTTACGGAATGACTGGAGGACAATGTTCACCAACAACTCCGCACGAGAAAAAAGCAACAACAGCACCTTACGGAAACCCTGAAAACCCGCTTGATTTATGCGAACTTGCAAAAGCAGCAGGGGCAACTTATGTTGCAAGATGGACAACTGCAAACCCGATTCAACTTGCAAATTCAATTAAAAAAGGAATGGAAAAGAAAGGATTTTCATTTATTGAAGTAGTTTCACAGTGTCCGACATACTACGGAAGATTCAATGTTTCGAGAAAACCTTCTGAAATGATGAAAAATTTAAAAGAGAGTGCTGTAACTCTTAGAAAATCAGAAAACATGGAAACGGAAGAACTTTTGAACAAAATAGTTGTTGGGGAGTTTTTAAATATTGAAAAACCAGAATATGTCGAACAGCTTAAAAAATTACAGGAATAATGTGATATCATGAGAAAAGAGATAAGATTTTCAGGTTTTGGCGGTCAGGGAATAATTTTAGCAGGTGTTATCTTAGGGCGTGCTGCATCCCTTTATGCTGGAAAAGAAGCAGTTCAAACACAGAGCTACGGTCCTGAGGCAAGAGGGGGGGCCAGTAAATCTGAAGTTGTAATTTCTGAAACTGAAATAGATTTTCCAAAAGTAATTCAGCCAGATATCCTCGTTTCAATGTCGCAACCTGCTTTTGATAAATATGGCTATGATTTAAAAGAAAATGCGAGAGTAATTGTTGATAGGGATTTAGTAACTCTTCCTGAATCTTACGAAGAAAAATACGAAGTATACAAAGTTCCATTTACTGAAATTGCAAACAAGGAAGTTGGACTTGGAATTGTTGCAAATATTGTAATGCTTGGTGCACTAACGAAATTGGCAGGACTGGTTTCAAAAGAAGAAGTTGAAAAAGCACTTCTTGACAGTATCCCAAAAGGAACCGAAAAAAAGAATTTAATGGCTTTTGAAAAAGGTTACGTTTACCTTTAAATTAAAATATTTTATTTAACTTTAAACTTTCATATTACAATGTTTAATTGTTTAAATTTCTAAAATACTAATTTTTATGGTTTAAATTTAATATTATTTAGTAAAAATTGAAAATTGTTAATATTTAAGCATGATTATTCGTTAAATGTCAATTATATATTTTTAGAACCTTTAAAAACAGTTAAAAACCCGAAAAAGCTTTTTTAGCGCAATTATTTTTTAATTAATTATATATAATTAAATCAACATTGTTTTTTAAAGAACTTGATAATTTTTTTATGATTTGGATATTTATCAATCTAATTTAAGAGGATACTATGATAGAAAACTGTAAAATATGTGGCGGAACCGGAAAAAAGGTAGTAAAATACGCGGAATGTCCGGAATGCGAAGGAACAGGATATTTAGAAGAGTTTGAAACAAAAAGTCATTTTAAAAATGCTTCCAAAAATTCAAAATACGATTTTGATGACGAGGAAATTCCATGCCCGACATGCAATGGATCTGGAAAAATTCCCGAATATGAAGATTGCGATTACTGCAACGGAACCGGAAAAGTTGTAAAATGCGACTCTTGTGGTTGTGAAATTGGAAAATACCCTGAAGACAAGGATTTAAAGATTTGTGAAAACTGTAAACAAAAAGAAGACGTAAAGAACGATAATAAAAAAGTAGTTTATGTTTTAGACAACATGTTTACCATGAACGACCTTGAAGAAGGCAAATTTTACAAAGGAAAAATTAACAGAACTGAAAAATACGGGGTATTTGTCCAGTTGAATGAAAAAACAAGAGGTCTTTTAAGATTTAGGGAAGTTGTTGGAAAAAGACCAAGCGATTTTAAAATCGGAGACGAAATTATTGTTCAAGTTTCTGAATTAAAACTCGAAAAAAGAGAACTTGATTTAAGATATGTTCCAATTGCAGGATACAAGCTCGAAAAACTCGAAAAAGAACACGAATTAATCGATATCAAGGAAATATTCGATACCGGATTAATGAATATGAAAGATAAAGTTATTAGGGTTCAAGGAGAAGTTCTCCAGGCAGCTCAAACTCCAGGTCCAACTGTATTTACTATTACAGATGGTTCAGAAGTTGCATGGGTTGCTGCATTTGAATCTGCAGGAGTTAGGACGCACCCTGATGTAATAATGGGTTCGATTATTGATGTAGTTGGTTCAGTATCTGTAAGAGATGGAAAACTTCAGATAGAAAGGATGAAGCTTGTAAAACTCGAAGGCGATGAAGAACAAAAAGTAAAAGACAAAATAGATGTTGAACTTGACAAAAAAGCAGAACCTGAAAGCGACATTGAATTTTTAGTTGAAAGCGACATATTGGAAAAATTAAGGCCAAAAATGGCAGATGTTGCAAAAAGGATTCGAAGAGCAGTTTTGGATGGAAGACCTGTAATTATCAGGCATCACGCAGATACTGATGGTTACTGCGGTGGAATTGCACTTGAAAAAGCAATAGTTCCTATTTTGGAGAAATTTTCAATGGATTCTGGTGCACAGTGGCACTACTTTAGAAGAAGCCCTTCAAAAGCTCCATTTTATGAGTTAGAAGATGTAACAAAAGATCTGTTATTTTCAATTGAAGATTACTTAAGATTTGGACAGAAAATGCCGTTAATCGTTCTTGTAGATAACGGAAGTACGGATGAAGATATTCCTGCAGTGTCCCAGGTCAAAGCATACGATATTGAAGTTGTTGTAGTTGACCACCACTTCCCTGGCGAAGTAATTGATGGAAAAGTAGAAATTGATGAATTTGTTGAAGCACACGTAAATCCCTACCTTGTTGGAGGGGACAGCAATCTTACAGCAGGTGCTTTAGCAACAGAAGTTGCAAGAATGATAAATTCAGACGTGACTGACCTTGTTGAACATTTACCTGGTATTGCAGTTGTTGGGGACCACGCAAAAGGCGATGCTGTAGAAGCATACATAAAAATAGCTCTTGAAAGACTTACAAAATGCAGTGCAGAATTTGGATCTGGAAAAATATATTCAAGAGAAGACGTTGAAAAAATTGGACAGTGCATGGATTTTGAAGCATTTTACTTGAAATTCATGAATGGAATGGGTATCGTAGAAGATATTTACGGAATGAACAAAAAAGACTTTGCAAGACATGAAAAACTCATAAAAATACTTTATGAAAGAGCAATGGCAATGGTTGACAGGCAAATGAAAGCTGTACGTCCTGCAATAAAAACAAAAACCTTACCAAATGGAATTATTTTCAACACATTAGATGTTGAAAAATATGCACACAAGTTTACATTCCCGGCTCCCGGAAAAACATGTGGATTTGCACACGATTCAATTGTTGAACAGTATGAACCAGGCACTCCAGTAATTACCCTTTCATACGGGCCTGATTTTGGAGTAGTTCGTGCAACAGATGCAGTAAGTGAAAAATTCAACTTTAACTTAAATCATATAGTAACTCAGTTTATCGATGAAATTCCTGAAGCATCCCTCGATGGTGGAGGACATGAATGTGCGGGAAGTTTGAAGTTTGTTGAAGGATTAAGAGAAAAAGTAATAAATAGATTTGCAGAAGTAGTTTTAGAAATGAAAGAAAAAGATTAATTAAATTAACTTTTTTTGGCGTAAATTTGGTGTTAACATGGGAGTTCAATTTGGAGATTTGATACCCAAAACAGAAATCTCTTTAAAATTTTTAAGAAATAAAACTGTTGCAATCGATGCAATGAACGTAATTTACCAGTTTTTATCGAGTATTCGGCTTAGGGATGGCAGTCCTTTAAAAAATAAAAATGGGGATATTACTTCAACTTACAACGGTATTTTTTATAAAACAATTTACATGTTAGAAAATGGGATGACCCCCATATGGGTTTTTGATGGCAAATCTCATGAATTAAAAGAAAAAACAAAAGAAGAAAGAAGAAAATCTCGAAAAGGTGCTCTTGATAGTTACATGGAAGCAAAAGAGCAAAATAATTTAGAAGAAATGCAAAAATATGCTAAAAGAGCAAATTTTTTGGATAGAAAAACAGTAGATAATTCCAAAAAGCTCCTCGAATTGATGGGAATTCCTTATATAAATGCCCCTTCAGAAGGGGAAGCTCAGTGTGCAGAACTTGTAAAAGCAAACAATGCATTCTGTGTTATAAGTCAAGATTAC
Encoded proteins:
- the lysS gene encoding lysine--tRNA ligase; translation: MHWADATSEKIMKKRNAEEYVVSSGITPSGHIHIGNARETLTADAVYKGMLKKGAEAKLIFIADDYDPLRKLYPFLPKEFEKYIGMPLSEIPCPQGCCKSYADHFLMPFLNSLEDLGVEITTHRANECYKAGMYNEAIITALENRLKIKELLDSYRKEPLADDWYPLNVVCEKCGKMHETKVTSYNSEDKTITYVCKCGFENTVQPFNGIGKLPWRVDWPARWNIFGVTAEPMGKDHAASGGSYDTGIKIARQIFNYQAPEKMVYEWIQLKIGDKAMPMSSSSGVVFAVKDWTEICHPEVLRFLILKGKPTKHIDFDLKAISNLVDDYDELERKYFELIEKQKTEELNDNENEKISLYELVTPKIPERLPLQVAYRFCSIIAQIALDKETQKIDMERVFDILGRNGYNPAEFSEYDKSRLEKRLYMSKKWASDYGENLEINDFEQAKEQYETLSEEQKAWLKAFSKEVENIEIDANTIHELMYETATKLNLAPKEAFVASYKILLGKNYGPKLGSFLASLKKEFVIGRFNLTE
- a CDS encoding 2-oxoacid:ferredoxin oxidoreductase subunit beta, with the protein product MHPSLKYMRKDRLPHIFCSGCGNGIVLNCFTNALDKLALKNEDYIAISGIGCSSRVSGYLFCDSLHTTHGRPIAFALGTKVIQNDKKVVVFTGDGDLSAIGGNHFIHGCRRNIDITVICINNNIYGMTGGQCSPTTPHEKKATTAPYGNPENPLDLCELAKAAGATYVARWTTANPIQLANSIKKGMEKKGFSFIEVVSQCPTYYGRFNVSRKPSEMMKNLKESAVTLRKSENMETEELLNKIVVGEFLNIEKPEYVEQLKKLQE
- a CDS encoding 2-oxoacid:ferredoxin oxidoreductase subunit gamma — protein: MRKEIRFSGFGGQGIILAGVILGRAASLYAGKEAVQTQSYGPEARGGASKSEVVISETEIDFPKVIQPDILVSMSQPAFDKYGYDLKENARVIVDRDLVTLPESYEEKYEVYKVPFTEIANKEVGLGIVANIVMLGALTKLAGLVSKEEVEKALLDSIPKGTEKKNLMAFEKGYVYL
- a CDS encoding DHH family phosphoesterase encodes the protein MIENCKICGGTGKKVVKYAECPECEGTGYLEEFETKSHFKNASKNSKYDFDDEEIPCPTCNGSGKIPEYEDCDYCNGTGKVVKCDSCGCEIGKYPEDKDLKICENCKQKEDVKNDNKKVVYVLDNMFTMNDLEEGKFYKGKINRTEKYGVFVQLNEKTRGLLRFREVVGKRPSDFKIGDEIIVQVSELKLEKRELDLRYVPIAGYKLEKLEKEHELIDIKEIFDTGLMNMKDKVIRVQGEVLQAAQTPGPTVFTITDGSEVAWVAAFESAGVRTHPDVIMGSIIDVVGSVSVRDGKLQIERMKLVKLEGDEEQKVKDKIDVELDKKAEPESDIEFLVESDILEKLRPKMADVAKRIRRAVLDGRPVIIRHHADTDGYCGGIALEKAIVPILEKFSMDSGAQWHYFRRSPSKAPFYELEDVTKDLLFSIEDYLRFGQKMPLIVLVDNGSTDEDIPAVSQVKAYDIEVVVVDHHFPGEVIDGKVEIDEFVEAHVNPYLVGGDSNLTAGALATEVARMINSDVTDLVEHLPGIAVVGDHAKGDAVEAYIKIALERLTKCSAEFGSGKIYSREDVEKIGQCMDFEAFYLKFMNGMGIVEDIYGMNKKDFARHEKLIKILYERAMAMVDRQMKAVRPAIKTKTLPNGIIFNTLDVEKYAHKFTFPAPGKTCGFAHDSIVEQYEPGTPVITLSYGPDFGVVRATDAVSEKFNFNLNHIVTQFIDEIPEASLDGGGHECAGSLKFVEGLREKVINRFAEVVLEMKEKD
- the fen gene encoding flap endonuclease-1, coding for MGVQFGDLIPKTEISLKFLRNKTVAIDAMNVIYQFLSSIRLRDGSPLKNKNGDITSTYNGIFYKTIYMLENGMTPIWVFDGKSHELKEKTKEERRKSRKGALDSYMEAKEQNNLEEMQKYAKRANFLDRKTVDNSKKLLELMGIPYINAPSEGEAQCAELVKANNAFCVISQDYDSILYGAEYVVKNITSSNKDIELIELEKTLSELNISRDQLIDAAILIGTDYNPGGLKGFGPKKAIDTVKKGKMENYISEIENYSEIRKIFDEPDVVSNYDITLKTPNCDELAEFLIEENDFSKDRILPNIEKISNLLGNKKSQKSLEAWF